One part of the Terrimicrobium sacchariphilum genome encodes these proteins:
- a CDS encoding N-acetylmuramoyl-L-alanine amidase family protein translates to MKNFQANQEEMPAGLVRRGELVYRCPIAPMSLRAFLAFVVWFVFSAAGVVAAPFSTVVIDAGHGGSDQGGIPQNIMPEKGVALDVAKRVRTYLQDAGLRVVMTRSDDTFIPLSFRVAASNRQSNAIFVSIHFNSATRVGARGVETFYFSQSGARLASYIHRRVAATTDGDNRGIKRARYYVLRNNKKTAALVECGFLTNPQDTALARSAAYRDRLARAIAQGILDYRRQL, encoded by the coding sequence ATGAAAAATTTCCAAGCAAATCAGGAAGAGATGCCCGCTGGTCTTGTGCGAAGGGGTGAGCTGGTTTACAGGTGCCCCATCGCTCCCATGTCTCTGCGCGCGTTTTTAGCCTTTGTTGTCTGGTTCGTTTTTTCCGCTGCCGGGGTCGTCGCAGCGCCGTTTAGCACCGTTGTAATCGATGCTGGCCATGGTGGCAGCGATCAGGGGGGCATTCCCCAGAATATCATGCCCGAGAAAGGTGTGGCGCTGGATGTGGCCAAGCGGGTCCGTACGTATCTCCAGGATGCCGGGCTGCGGGTGGTCATGACTCGTAGCGACGACACGTTCATCCCGCTTTCTTTCCGGGTGGCTGCTTCCAACCGCCAGTCCAATGCCATCTTTGTCAGCATCCACTTCAACTCGGCTACTCGCGTTGGAGCCCGTGGCGTAGAGACATTTTACTTCAGCCAATCGGGCGCCCGTCTTGCCAGCTACATTCATCGCCGTGTGGCAGCGACCACCGATGGCGATAATCGCGGGATCAAGCGCGCTCGTTACTATGTCCTGAGAAACAACAAGAAAACTGCCGCCTTGGTGGAATGTGGCTTTCTGACGAACCCCCAGGATACCGCGCTGGCGCGTAGCGCAGCTTATCGCGACCGTCTGGCCCGGGCCATCGCCCAGGGCATTCTTGATTACCGTCGCCAGCTCTGA
- a CDS encoding AAA family ATPase has protein sequence MAEISPEAAARLQQLRRTLNDVLFGQEQLVDSVIIGLLSRGHLLLEGLPGLGKTELVKGLAKTLQMEARRIQFTPDLLPGDITGNPVLQEVNGRREFVFQPGPLFAPLVLADEINRASPKTQSALLEAMQERRVTVMGETHQLPEPFFVLATQNPIELEGTYPLPEAQLDRFLFKLEVTRNSVEVLQRIVQHREIGIEPTVEAVMNRDELLELSALARAVHLPDVVANYIARLVDATHEITGVKYGASPRAALALAAAAKSAALLHGRPNASFEDVEALARPVLQHRLVLDYTARLSGRTSAEVVREILHTVPKQIKPAPDVLKAAKL, from the coding sequence ATGGCTGAGATCTCTCCCGAAGCTGCCGCAAGGCTGCAACAGCTGCGCCGAACGCTGAATGACGTTCTCTTCGGCCAGGAGCAGCTTGTCGATTCCGTAATCATCGGCCTGCTTTCGCGCGGGCACCTGCTGCTGGAGGGCTTGCCGGGACTGGGCAAGACCGAGCTGGTCAAGGGCCTCGCCAAAACGCTCCAGATGGAAGCTCGCCGCATCCAGTTTACGCCCGACCTGCTGCCCGGCGACATCACAGGCAACCCCGTCCTGCAAGAAGTCAACGGCCGCCGGGAATTTGTCTTCCAGCCCGGACCACTCTTCGCGCCACTCGTCCTCGCCGATGAGATCAACCGCGCCTCACCCAAGACGCAATCCGCTCTGCTGGAAGCCATGCAGGAACGCCGCGTCACCGTGATGGGCGAGACGCATCAACTTCCCGAGCCCTTCTTTGTCCTCGCCACGCAAAACCCGATCGAGCTGGAGGGCACCTATCCGCTGCCCGAGGCGCAGCTCGACCGCTTCCTGTTCAAGCTGGAGGTCACGCGCAACTCCGTCGAGGTGCTCCAGCGTATTGTCCAGCACCGGGAGATCGGCATCGAGCCGACCGTGGAAGCAGTAATGAACCGTGATGAGCTGCTTGAACTCAGCGCTCTGGCTCGCGCCGTTCATCTTCCCGACGTGGTGGCAAATTACATCGCCCGGCTCGTGGATGCGACACACGAGATCACCGGCGTGAAATACGGGGCCAGTCCCCGGGCCGCGCTGGCCCTCGCTGCTGCGGCAAAATCCGCCGCTCTTCTCCACGGAAGGCCTAATGCCAGCTTTGAGGATGTCGAGGCGCTGGCTCGACCGGTCCTCCAGCATCGCCTGGTACTGGATTACACGGCCCGGCTGTCCGGCCGCACCTCGGCAGAGGTGGTACGTGAGATCCTCCACACGGTACCAAAGCAGATCAAGCCCGCCCCCGACGTATTGAAAGCCGCCAAGCTATGA
- a CDS encoding indole-3-glycerol phosphate synthase TrpC: MTFLDQILKDAADELSATKSRRPATEIRGMIADAPPVRPLPESLEASFCLIAEIKQRSPSVGPMREQNVAEALDAYEESPIVRGISILTNNLHFGGSIEYLASCRATATKPLLRKDFIMEEYQVREARAFGADAILLMANVLDAARLAGFYDLARELGMQALFEVHTEEEIAMLPADVRLAGINSRKFKSDSGFVGAKGASDKDFSLDYGAFELAAKLPAGALKVAESGLSATNVGSVRGKFHAGLVGTSLLRDPRGIRPCLGEFEDALHA; the protein is encoded by the coding sequence ATGACATTTCTCGACCAGATCCTCAAAGATGCGGCGGACGAACTCTCCGCGACCAAATCCCGACGCCCGGCCACCGAGATCCGCGGCATGATCGCCGACGCCCCCCCGGTGCGTCCGCTGCCGGAATCTCTCGAGGCCAGTTTCTGCCTTATTGCCGAGATCAAGCAGCGCTCGCCCAGCGTGGGACCGATGCGCGAGCAAAACGTCGCCGAGGCACTCGACGCATACGAGGAATCTCCCATCGTACGCGGCATCTCGATCCTCACAAACAACCTGCACTTCGGTGGCTCCATCGAGTATCTCGCCTCATGCAGGGCCACGGCCACCAAGCCTCTGCTGCGCAAGGATTTCATCATGGAGGAGTACCAGGTGCGCGAGGCCCGTGCCTTCGGCGCCGACGCGATTCTCCTCATGGCCAATGTGCTCGATGCCGCACGGCTGGCGGGTTTTTACGACCTCGCACGCGAACTCGGAATGCAGGCGCTCTTTGAGGTGCATACCGAGGAGGAGATTGCCATGCTGCCCGCCGATGTGCGCCTCGCGGGCATCAACAGCCGCAAGTTTAAGTCCGACTCAGGATTCGTCGGGGCCAAGGGAGCGTCGGACAAGGATTTCAGCCTCGACTACGGAGCGTTTGAACTCGCCGCGAAACTCCCCGCCGGAGCGCTGAAGGTGGCTGAAAGCGGCCTGTCGGCTACAAATGTCGGATCGGTACGCGGAAAATTCCACGCCGGCCTCGTAGGGACATCACTCCTGCGCGATCCGCGCGGCATCCGCCCCTGCCTCGGGGAATTCGAGGACGCTCTGCATGCCTGA
- a CDS encoding ABC transporter ATP-binding protein — protein sequence MPDPIIEVERLERDFGDVKAVKDVTFTIERGTVAGFIGANGAGKTTTMRMMVTLETPTAGTIRIGGDDVIDKPAEIRRRVGWMPDHFGTYDNVTVYEYLDFFGRAFGYPRAERLRRLEEVMDFTDLTPLADRAMNSLSKGMNQRLCLGRTLIHDPEVLVLDEPAAGLDPKARIEFKNLIRLLAGKGKTIFISSHILSELGEMCDQLVFIDNGRIVHHGSTESLTRQTGSETLLEVRIAGDPEPLYQWIAAATEITLADRHKDGARIRTTELSDEAAAALLRRMVLDGVAVKGFTRLERRLEDAFVDMLRMTPPPLP from the coding sequence ATGCCTGATCCCATCATCGAGGTCGAGCGCCTGGAGCGCGACTTTGGCGACGTCAAGGCCGTGAAGGATGTGACGTTCACGATCGAGCGCGGCACCGTCGCCGGATTCATCGGCGCGAATGGAGCAGGCAAGACGACCACGATGCGCATGATGGTCACGCTGGAAACGCCAACGGCGGGAACGATCCGTATCGGCGGCGACGACGTGATCGACAAGCCCGCTGAGATTCGTCGCCGGGTGGGCTGGATGCCCGATCACTTCGGCACATACGACAACGTGACCGTTTACGAATATCTGGATTTCTTTGGCCGTGCCTTTGGCTATCCCCGCGCGGAGCGCCTGCGTCGCCTCGAGGAAGTGATGGATTTCACCGATCTCACTCCACTGGCCGACCGGGCGATGAACTCGCTCTCCAAGGGAATGAACCAGCGGCTCTGCCTGGGGCGCACGCTCATCCACGACCCCGAGGTGCTCGTGCTCGACGAACCTGCTGCCGGACTCGATCCCAAGGCGCGCATCGAGTTCAAAAACCTCATCCGCCTGCTCGCCGGGAAGGGCAAGACGATCTTCATCAGCTCCCACATCCTCTCGGAGCTCGGAGAGATGTGCGATCAGCTCGTCTTCATCGACAATGGTCGCATCGTCCACCACGGCTCTACGGAAAGCCTGACCCGCCAGACCGGCAGCGAAACCCTCCTCGAAGTGCGGATCGCCGGGGACCCGGAGCCCCTTTACCAATGGATCGCCGCCGCCACGGAGATCACACTCGCCGACCGACACAAGGATGGCGCAAGAATCCGCACCACGGAACTTTCCGACGAGGCTGCCGCCGCACTGCTGCGTCGAATGGTTCTCGACGGCGTGGCGGTAAAGGGATTCACCCGTCTCGAGCGTCGCCTGGAGGATGCCTTTGTCGACATGTTGCGCATGACCCCGCCTCCTCTCCCATGA
- a CDS encoding ABC transporter permease, which yields MISSATRSDFADWASPVLVKELRQGLRSRLFMSAFFITQLLMIVSVMINLAVASAFDARSEETRGFTDGLFWFLISLPLVLGMPMRGFTAIHSEIKDRTLELVLLSHLSSWRIALGKWTALVIQTLLLVCSVLPYVLLRYYLGGVNILADLQSLGLLFVFSCVLTAVTVALSPYESKILRSLFIVVLFAGFWFLLGTIMLWLTMATFYGGVPGSGRLEPWKIYVMIAIFGPAFIILCLEMAASRIAPAAENHSLRKRALGIFLIAAAALLDFTGISNQVAIFVAATLLVPLIIDALAESDAFSIPVGKRLLAHGWRGRLATWILAPGWVSATAFSLVVIASLAIVTGLQGLLGTMQGKIMIVSYAGALLLPAGLIRLLQPNTRSFLGFYITLQFFFIMLTLLVNIITHSTPEAFSSWLAPIPMSALLLNLFNDVPAPAQLNFLLLTSVTTCASVAFLALRSLTPWRDFSANLRQHSAHNG from the coding sequence ATGATCAGTTCCGCCACACGCTCGGATTTCGCAGACTGGGCCAGCCCGGTGCTCGTGAAGGAATTGCGGCAGGGGCTGCGCTCCCGGCTCTTCATGTCGGCCTTTTTCATCACGCAACTCCTCATGATCGTCAGCGTGATGATCAATCTCGCAGTTGCGAGCGCCTTTGACGCCCGCTCGGAAGAGACCCGGGGATTCACCGACGGCTTGTTCTGGTTCCTCATCAGCCTGCCACTCGTCCTCGGGATGCCCATGCGCGGGTTTACGGCGATCCACTCCGAGATCAAGGATCGCACCCTCGAACTGGTGCTGCTCAGCCATTTATCCTCCTGGCGCATTGCCTTGGGGAAATGGACCGCTCTGGTCATCCAGACCCTCCTGCTCGTATGCTCGGTCCTGCCGTATGTCCTGCTCCGCTACTATCTCGGCGGGGTCAACATCCTCGCCGATCTGCAAAGTCTCGGGCTGCTCTTTGTCTTCAGCTGCGTGCTCACGGCCGTGACGGTGGCCTTGTCCCCGTACGAGTCAAAGATCCTGCGGTCTCTCTTCATCGTCGTGCTGTTCGCGGGATTCTGGTTCCTCTTGGGGACCATCATGCTATGGCTGACTATGGCGACTTTTTATGGTGGCGTCCCGGGATCGGGCCGGTTGGAACCATGGAAGATCTACGTAATGATCGCGATCTTCGGGCCGGCCTTCATCATCCTCTGCCTGGAGATGGCTGCCTCACGCATCGCCCCGGCGGCGGAGAATCACTCCCTGCGCAAACGCGCTCTCGGTATCTTTCTCATCGCGGCTGCGGCCCTGCTGGACTTCACGGGGATCAGCAACCAGGTCGCCATCTTCGTGGCAGCCACGCTCCTCGTACCTCTCATCATTGACGCACTCGCAGAGTCCGACGCCTTCTCGATTCCGGTGGGCAAACGCCTGCTCGCCCACGGCTGGCGTGGACGGCTTGCCACTTGGATCCTTGCTCCGGGGTGGGTTTCGGCCACCGCTTTCAGCCTCGTCGTCATTGCTTCCCTGGCCATTGTGACAGGTCTGCAGGGACTCCTCGGTACGATGCAGGGCAAGATCATGATCGTGAGCTACGCTGGAGCGCTTCTGCTGCCAGCAGGTTTGATCCGCCTCCTCCAGCCAAACACACGGAGTTTTCTCGGTTTCTATATCACGCTTCAGTTCTTCTTCATCATGCTGACCCTGCTGGTGAACATCATCACGCATTCGACGCCAGAGGCATTCAGTTCATGGCTGGCTCCGATTCCCATGTCGGCTCTGCTCCTGAATCTTTTCAACGACGTTCCGGCCCCGGCCCAGCTCAACTTCCTGCTGCTCACCTCGGTCACCACCTGCGCCAGCGTCGCCTTTCTCGCCCTGCGTTCCCTCACGCCGTGGCGTGACTTCTCGGCAAACCTGCGCCAACATTCCGCGCACAATGGCTGA
- the ruvB gene encoding Holliday junction branch migration DNA helicase RuvB — MADFAIPSGDTPDSAFDISLRPPLFDEFTGQEKAVERIQLLVEAAKQRGEALQHILLSGPPGLGKTTLAYIIGNAMETEVKTTSGPMIEKAGDLAGLLTNMERGGVLFIDEIHRLQPTIEEYLYPAMEDFKLDIVIDQGPSARSVRLNLARFTLVGATTRSGMISAPLRSRFGMTCRLDYYDAEHLQKIVLRSAGLLNAAIEPDGALEIARRSRGTPRIANNLLRWVRDYAQVRSSGLITGPVAQQALAMLEIDEDGFDEMDKRIIEALISLFNGGPVGVNSLAVAIGEEPGTIEEVHEPYLIMNGYIKRTPQGRVALTRSYRKLGMEPPRNAPQSDLFGQ, encoded by the coding sequence ATGGCTGATTTCGCTATCCCGTCCGGCGACACCCCGGATTCCGCTTTTGACATCTCGCTCCGTCCGCCGCTCTTTGACGAGTTCACTGGACAGGAAAAAGCCGTCGAGCGCATCCAGCTCCTGGTTGAAGCAGCGAAGCAGCGCGGCGAGGCGCTCCAGCACATCCTCCTCAGTGGCCCTCCTGGCCTCGGGAAGACGACGCTTGCCTATATCATCGGCAACGCCATGGAAACCGAGGTGAAAACGACCAGCGGCCCCATGATCGAAAAGGCCGGCGATCTGGCCGGACTCCTGACCAACATGGAGCGCGGCGGCGTACTTTTCATCGACGAAATCCACCGCCTCCAGCCGACCATCGAGGAGTACCTCTACCCGGCGATGGAGGACTTCAAGCTCGACATCGTGATCGATCAGGGGCCGAGTGCCCGCAGCGTACGGCTGAATCTCGCCCGGTTTACCCTCGTCGGCGCGACCACCCGCTCCGGGATGATCAGCGCCCCGCTCCGATCGCGCTTTGGCATGACGTGCCGCCTCGACTACTACGACGCCGAACATTTGCAAAAGATCGTCCTTCGCAGCGCTGGACTCCTCAACGCTGCGATCGAACCCGATGGCGCGCTCGAGATCGCCCGCCGGTCGCGGGGGACTCCTCGCATCGCCAACAACCTCCTGAGATGGGTACGAGATTACGCACAAGTCCGTAGTTCCGGTCTCATTACCGGTCCGGTCGCGCAGCAGGCACTCGCCATGCTGGAGATCGACGAGGATGGCTTCGACGAGATGGACAAGCGCATCATCGAGGCGCTGATCAGTCTTTTCAACGGGGGGCCGGTGGGCGTAAATTCCCTCGCCGTGGCCATCGGTGAAGAACCCGGCACGATCGAGGAGGTGCACGAGCCGTATCTCATCATGAACGGCTATATCAAGCGCACCCCGCAGGGCCGTGTCGCCCTCACCCGCTCCTATCGCAAGCTCGGCATGGAACCGCCGCGCAACGCGCCGCAGAGCGACCTCTTCGGCCAATAG
- a CDS encoding tetratricopeptide repeat protein, translating to MRYALLLLLAAALTRADGANLRDQLQLAKREADRPAQIEIIRRILANEPDEGDLRGQLLDLWLTEGDYDMAARTLDDWPTAPENISVSARATIFLARGHEDDAIRLLESYHAKAPADLAITRQLTGYLAGNPARQLALLEAAPSVTENPDLLISRAFARLHLHDYSGALADFAIAERIAPQSDEVKANRADFERVRVASDGIRLASEQLAQNPQDFSARTRRAYWYLSLGYRATPLGKATADAEAALALVPGSSAARLMLATALVRSGKLTQDAALKEYGVDYSKSFVIPETLNQLIAEDLKLQKNPRDGKALSDRAGILSHLPAQFQLALNDTNTALDLDPNNAFAAEERIYILVKTGKQDEAVSALRKLAATRPPPGILSAASLTIAGSYLQSNRYREALDYANAAMAAKPTAEAYKFRASVWVRMNRAEEAQADIAKATALEKNRR from the coding sequence ATGCGTTACGCGCTCCTTCTCCTCCTCGCCGCCGCCCTCACCCGGGCCGACGGCGCGAATCTTCGTGATCAACTGCAACTGGCGAAAAGGGAGGCCGACCGCCCCGCGCAGATAGAGATCATTCGTCGCATCCTCGCCAATGAGCCCGATGAAGGAGACCTCCGTGGCCAACTGCTCGATCTCTGGCTGACAGAGGGCGACTATGACATGGCAGCCCGTACGCTCGACGACTGGCCGACGGCCCCGGAGAATATCTCCGTCTCCGCAAGGGCAACCATCTTCCTGGCTCGAGGTCACGAAGACGACGCCATACGCCTGCTGGAAAGCTATCATGCGAAGGCTCCCGCCGACCTTGCCATCACCCGCCAGCTGACAGGCTATCTGGCAGGAAACCCCGCCCGCCAGTTGGCTCTGCTGGAAGCCGCCCCCAGTGTGACAGAGAATCCCGACCTGCTCATCTCCCGCGCTTTTGCCCGCCTCCACCTCCATGACTACTCGGGCGCACTGGCGGACTTTGCCATCGCAGAGCGTATCGCGCCGCAAAGCGACGAAGTGAAAGCCAACCGAGCAGACTTCGAACGGGTGCGCGTGGCATCGGATGGCATCCGGCTGGCCTCCGAACAACTCGCGCAAAACCCGCAGGATTTCTCCGCCCGCACCCGCCGCGCCTATTGGTATCTCTCCTTGGGATATCGGGCCACCCCCCTGGGAAAAGCAACAGCCGACGCGGAAGCGGCTCTCGCTCTCGTGCCCGGCAGCTCGGCCGCGCGGCTCATGCTCGCCACTGCACTCGTCCGTTCGGGCAAGCTGACACAGGATGCCGCCCTCAAGGAATACGGCGTTGATTACTCAAAATCCTTCGTTATTCCCGAGACGCTTAATCAGCTCATTGCCGAGGATTTGAAGCTCCAGAAGAACCCTCGTGACGGAAAGGCTCTATCCGACCGCGCCGGGATCCTCAGCCATCTCCCAGCTCAGTTCCAACTCGCCCTCAACGACACAAATACCGCTCTCGATCTCGATCCCAACAACGCTTTCGCCGCCGAAGAGCGCATTTACATCCTGGTGAAGACCGGCAAACAGGACGAAGCCGTCTCCGCCTTGCGCAAGCTCGCTGCGACCAGACCACCACCGGGCATCCTCTCCGCGGCCTCACTCACGATCGCCGGTAGCTACCTGCAATCCAACCGCTATCGCGAAGCACTCGACTACGCCAACGCAGCTATGGCAGCCAAGCCGACAGCGGAGGCCTACA